The following proteins come from a genomic window of Nostoc sp. ATCC 53789:
- a CDS encoding RnfABCDGE type electron transport complex subunit D has product MLLKDIRDYQILFLGLFLVLGIGTRDWTLRPELIGVAIATSLATQWILSLLTGKEQMANLRSALITSLGLGLLLRADCWTTMAIAAAIAIASKFIFKVGDKHFFNPTNFGIISALILTPDAWVSPGQWGEEWWYGLLFAGTGGMILQRVGRWDTTAAFLGSYSLLEAIRNLWLGWTWDVYWHRLMSGSLLLFALFMITDPRSIPNSRIGRVVWAICIAGLTFILRNYFFISTAVFWALFALAPLTILLDVLWLAPRFAWQEKDEEAGVELLTPNS; this is encoded by the coding sequence ATGTTGCTCAAAGATATACGAGATTATCAAATTCTATTTCTCGGCTTGTTCCTAGTATTGGGAATCGGTACAAGAGATTGGACGCTGCGACCAGAGTTAATTGGGGTAGCGATCGCCACAAGTCTAGCAACCCAATGGATATTGTCATTACTTACTGGCAAAGAACAAATGGCAAATCTTCGCAGTGCTTTAATTACCTCTCTAGGACTGGGACTGCTATTGCGGGCTGATTGCTGGACGACAATGGCAATCGCCGCAGCAATTGCGATCGCAAGCAAATTTATCTTCAAAGTCGGCGATAAGCATTTCTTTAATCCCACCAATTTTGGCATCATATCTGCCTTAATTTTGACCCCCGATGCTTGGGTTTCGCCGGGACAATGGGGTGAAGAGTGGTGGTATGGGCTATTATTTGCCGGCACTGGCGGCATGATTTTGCAGCGCGTTGGTCGTTGGGACACCACAGCAGCTTTTTTGGGTTCCTACTCCTTACTAGAGGCGATTCGCAATCTCTGGCTGGGTTGGACTTGGGATGTTTACTGGCATCGATTGATGAGTGGGTCTTTGCTGCTGTTCGCCCTATTTATGATTACAGATCCGCGATCGATCCCCAATTCCCGAATTGGGCGGGTAGTTTGGGCAATCTGCATCGCCGGATTAACTTTTATCCTGCGGAATTATTTCTTTATTTCCACAGCAGTTTTCTGGGCACTGTTTGCCCTTGCACCATTGACCATCCTGTTAGATGTTTTGTGGTTAGCCCCAAGGTTTGCTTGGCAAGAGAAAGATGAGGAAGCAGGGGTAGAACTCCTAACTCCTAACTCCTAA
- a CDS encoding polysaccharide deacetylase family protein, with protein sequence MQLAPLFPIFYRILQPSFPNCLWGGNPYTKAIALTFDDGPHPQYTPEVLAVLDRYNITASFFWLGVCVNRSPAIAKAVSDRGHWIGLHGYDHRSFPMLSLNELKGSLEKTQIAIYNACNLQPEQVRDVRPPNGLFTPATLKLFSQWNYRSVMWSVVPEDWVRPGITTVVERIMQQVKNGSLIVLHDGACGGKDVAATIQILIPQLLQQGYKFVTVDTLWQQAKTN encoded by the coding sequence ATGCAGCTAGCTCCTCTATTCCCGATTTTCTATCGCATTCTCCAACCGAGTTTTCCCAATTGCCTTTGGGGTGGAAATCCCTATACTAAAGCGATCGCACTCACATTCGATGATGGGCCCCATCCGCAATACACACCAGAAGTTTTGGCAGTATTGGATCGCTACAACATTACAGCTAGTTTTTTTTGGTTGGGTGTTTGCGTCAACCGTTCACCAGCGATCGCCAAAGCTGTTAGCGATCGCGGCCACTGGATCGGATTGCATGGCTACGATCATCGTTCTTTTCCCATGCTTTCCCTGAATGAATTGAAGGGCAGTTTAGAAAAAACCCAAATTGCCATCTACAATGCCTGCAACCTACAACCTGAACAAGTACGAGATGTCCGTCCCCCCAATGGTTTATTTACACCTGCTACTTTAAAATTGTTTTCTCAGTGGAATTACCGCTCAGTTATGTGGAGCGTTGTACCAGAAGATTGGGTAAGACCAGGTATCACCACTGTGGTAGAGCGAATTATGCAGCAGGTCAAAAATGGTTCGCTGATTGTCTTGCATGATGGTGCTTGCGGTGGAAAAGATGTTGCTGCCACAATCCAAATTCTCATTCCGCAACTGCTACAACAAGGTTATAAGTTTGTAACTGTTGATACTCTGTGGCAGCAGGCTAAGACTAACTAA